A stretch of the Halomonas sp. BDJS001 genome encodes the following:
- a CDS encoding Lrp/AsnC family transcriptional regulator, translating to MSVSPLVLDRFDRHILDIVQQEGRISNQELADRIGLSPSPCLRRVRALEEHGLILRYRAEVDSRQLGYQLMALLHISMDQHTPERFDNFERHIREIPNVIECLIITGQAADFQLKILVRDMDDYQHLLLHVINRIEGVTGAHTSFVLRRVFEHRPVPTDRL from the coding sequence ATGTCGGTATCGCCACTGGTATTGGATCGTTTTGATCGCCATATTCTGGATATTGTGCAGCAGGAGGGGCGCATCAGTAATCAGGAGTTGGCTGATCGAATCGGGCTTTCGCCTTCGCCCTGCTTGCGCCGGGTGCGGGCTCTGGAGGAGCACGGCCTAATACTGCGCTACCGTGCGGAGGTCGATTCCCGCCAACTGGGCTATCAGTTAATGGCGCTGCTGCATATTTCCATGGATCAGCATACGCCGGAGCGCTTTGATAATTTTGAGCGTCATATTCGTGAGATACCTAATGTGATCGAGTGTCTGATCATTACCGGTCAGGCGGCGGATTTTCAGCTCAAAATCCTAGTGCGCGATATGGACGACTACCAACACCTGCTGCTGCATGTGATTAACCGCATCGAGGGAGTGACCGGCGCACATACCAGCTTTGTGCTCCGGCGGGTCTTTGAGCATCGCCCGGTGCCGACTGATCGGCTTTGA